From a single Planctellipticum variicoloris genomic region:
- a CDS encoding RES family NAD+ phosphorylase: MTTIRGWRIVKDRYRQTAFSGDGAELYGGRWNTPGKPVVYASDSVALAMLEILAHIGPSDLRAAYQLCRVEVSSSLIEVCEPADVAATWRTPGRVTELQQFGDQWVRERRSAALKVRSAIVPQEWNLLLNPRHPDFARVACELDDEFQIDPRILRP; encoded by the coding sequence GTGACGACGATTCGTGGCTGGCGAATCGTGAAGGATCGATACCGTCAGACCGCGTTCAGCGGCGACGGCGCCGAATTGTACGGCGGGCGCTGGAACACTCCCGGAAAGCCGGTCGTTTATGCGTCCGACAGCGTTGCACTCGCGATGCTGGAAATCCTTGCTCACATCGGACCTTCAGATCTGCGGGCCGCATACCAGCTTTGCCGGGTCGAGGTTTCCAGCAGCCTGATCGAAGTCTGCGAACCCGCCGACGTAGCTGCAACCTGGCGGACGCCGGGCCGAGTCACGGAATTGCAGCAGTTCGGAGATCAGTGGGTGCGGGAGCGGCGGAGCGCGGCTTTGAAGGTTCGCAGTGCAATCGTCCCGCAGGAGTGGAATCTTCTGCTGAATCCCCGGCACCCGGATTTTGCCCGGGTCGCCTGCGAACTGGACGACGAATTCCAGATCGATCCACGCATCTTGCGGCCGTGA
- a CDS encoding STAS domain-containing protein: MTTANNDFRLEWHGNTVVITPAPNVESMNWDLIEQAADIVMAPIKEQQSPMVVVDLSEVNYFGSVFLALLLRCHTAVKNRGGELVICGASKMARELLRITALDTLWAIYNSRDEALAAVDS, encoded by the coding sequence ATGACTACTGCGAATAACGACTTTCGTCTGGAGTGGCACGGCAACACGGTGGTGATCACCCCGGCGCCGAATGTCGAATCGATGAACTGGGATCTGATCGAGCAGGCGGCGGATATCGTCATGGCTCCGATCAAGGAACAGCAGTCGCCGATGGTCGTCGTCGATCTGAGCGAAGTGAACTACTTCGGGTCGGTCTTCCTGGCGCTGCTGCTCCGTTGCCATACGGCGGTCAAAAACCGGGGGGGAGAGCTGGTGATCTGCGGTGCGAGCAAGATGGCCCGCGAACTGCTCCGGATTACGGCGCTCGATACTCTGTGGGCGATCTACAACAGTCGCGACGAAGCCCTGGCCGCGGTCGATTCCTAG
- a CDS encoding IS4 family transposase — MAEKGLTEEERRELIGPLAGTVLLRRIFPLLQRLAPCGTERDTARNRQLFYSQYAALLLIGFFNPVLKSARALVAASGLKKVQQLAGGQKVSAGAFSEASSVFDPSLLEGLVHELRRQFARHQFRVSRSGRLGRLPNPIVERLVAVDGTVLSALPQIAARLGRGSQGQWRLHTQLRIHDQRVVASTLTEEPAKGPHSERAVTLQQIQAREPQPAGAPGDLYILDRGYRSAVVFNELVEARCDYVCRLNRGDGRVVEGPVNDANGHAVQLPALTEADRAAGVVADELIALGGGSGASPARTNHVVRRITVEPVPGRPSSARQGRLRSDQTGREGLILATTLLDLPAEQVVLIYECRWQIELFFRFLKQVLGCQQLLSAKTRGVEIQLYCSLLAGLLLALATGGNLSRRAYEMVCLYMTGWADDEELLAAFPQPP, encoded by the coding sequence ATGGCGGAGAAGGGGCTGACGGAGGAGGAGCGGCGGGAGCTGATTGGTCCTTTGGCCGGGACCGTCCTGCTGCGGCGCATCTTTCCGCTGCTGCAACGATTGGCTCCCTGCGGGACAGAACGCGACACCGCTCGCAACCGGCAGCTGTTCTACAGCCAGTATGCCGCGCTCCTCCTGATCGGCTTCTTCAACCCCGTTCTCAAGTCCGCCCGGGCGCTCGTCGCAGCCTCGGGACTGAAAAAGGTCCAACAGCTCGCCGGCGGGCAAAAGGTCTCGGCCGGGGCCTTCTCCGAGGCCTCGTCCGTCTTCGATCCCTCGCTCCTGGAAGGACTCGTTCACGAACTCCGCCGCCAGTTCGCCCGGCATCAGTTCCGCGTGAGCCGCAGCGGTCGGCTGGGACGCCTTCCCAACCCGATCGTCGAACGTCTCGTCGCCGTCGACGGGACCGTGCTGTCGGCCTTGCCGCAGATCGCCGCCCGGCTGGGACGCGGTTCTCAAGGCCAGTGGCGGCTGCACACCCAGCTTCGCATTCACGACCAGAGGGTCGTGGCCTCGACCCTCACCGAGGAGCCGGCCAAAGGGCCGCACTCCGAGCGCGCCGTCACGCTCCAGCAGATCCAGGCCCGCGAACCGCAACCCGCCGGTGCGCCGGGAGACCTTTATATTCTGGACCGGGGCTATCGCTCGGCCGTGGTGTTCAACGAACTGGTCGAAGCCCGCTGCGACTACGTCTGCCGGCTCAATCGCGGGGACGGTCGCGTGGTCGAGGGACCGGTCAACGACGCGAACGGTCATGCGGTTCAACTCCCCGCGCTCACCGAAGCCGATCGCGCCGCGGGGGTCGTGGCGGATGAACTGATCGCGCTGGGCGGCGGCAGCGGAGCCAGTCCCGCAAGAACCAATCACGTCGTGCGGCGGATCACCGTCGAGCCAGTGCCCGGTCGACCAAGTTCGGCAAGGCAGGGGCGGCTTCGCAGCGACCAGACCGGGCGGGAAGGCCTGATCCTGGCCACGACGCTGCTGGATCTCCCGGCCGAACAGGTGGTGCTAATCTATGAATGCCGGTGGCAGATCGAGCTGTTCTTCCGGTTTCTGAAGCAGGTGCTGGGCTGCCAGCAACTGCTCTCGGCGAAGACGCGGGGCGTGGAGATCCAGCTCTACTGTTCGCTGCTCGCCGGGCTGCTCCTGGCCCTGGCGACGGGAGGCAACCTGTCGCGTCGAGCGTATGAAATGGTCTGTCTCTACATGACCGGCTGGGCCGACGACGAAGAACTCCTCGCCGCCTTCCCCCAGCCGCCATAG
- a CDS encoding vWA domain-containing protein, translated as MLTSPARTATSTSIRDWVPRWTMFPSWVLSVGVHALLLLALALWLQSQERPPVGFSDEPAREIGIVVKQRGEFVEAPQQEPRESTTGDPSETRPQTKPDQHAKVASELPNLPNVPSETLPSSTPSPLVGAGVASPLAPVSDARDVVKSGGVRTPGEMIASGTPGAAFMGVEDKGTRIVFVIDCSGSMSEHGAMRVAKSALVSSLQALDSAQQFQVVFFNEQAVPLRLKGENKPILYFATDIYKTLARQSISALQPNLGTERMNAIQVSLKLNPDVLFLLTDAREPLMSAKDLKHVADLNRGRARIHSIEFGEGAALDGPENFLQKLARQNGGTWRYHDVTRFDDAR; from the coding sequence ATGTTGACCAGCCCGGCCCGGACCGCAACTTCAACCAGCATTCGGGACTGGGTCCCGCGCTGGACAATGTTCCCGAGCTGGGTGTTGTCCGTCGGAGTCCATGCGCTGTTGCTGCTGGCGCTGGCCCTGTGGCTGCAATCCCAGGAGCGCCCCCCCGTCGGATTCAGCGACGAACCGGCCCGCGAGATCGGAATCGTCGTCAAACAGCGGGGCGAGTTCGTCGAGGCCCCGCAGCAGGAACCGCGGGAAAGCACAACCGGCGACCCGTCGGAAACTCGACCGCAGACGAAACCCGATCAACACGCAAAAGTTGCGTCCGAACTCCCCAATCTCCCCAACGTCCCCTCCGAGACCCTCCCCAGCTCGACACCAAGCCCCCTTGTCGGGGCCGGCGTTGCATCACCATTAGCCCCGGTCAGCGACGCCCGCGATGTCGTCAAATCGGGGGGAGTGCGCACTCCCGGGGAGATGATCGCCTCCGGAACTCCCGGGGCGGCGTTCATGGGAGTCGAAGACAAGGGCACCCGGATCGTCTTCGTGATCGACTGCTCGGGAAGCATGAGCGAGCACGGTGCGATGCGGGTTGCGAAGTCGGCGCTCGTCTCCAGCCTGCAGGCGCTCGATTCGGCGCAGCAGTTTCAAGTCGTCTTTTTCAACGAGCAGGCGGTTCCGCTGCGACTCAAGGGCGAGAACAAGCCGATTCTCTACTTCGCCACGGACATCTACAAGACCCTGGCTCGCCAGAGCATCAGCGCGCTGCAGCCGAACCTGGGCACCGAACGTATGAACGCGATTCAAGTGAGCCTCAAGTTAAACCCGGACGTGCTGTTCTTGTTGACGGATGCTCGTGAGCCGCTGATGTCGGCCAAAGATCTCAAGCATGTCGCCGACCTCAATCGGGGCCGCGCCCGAATTCACTCCATTGAGTTTGGCGAGGGCGCTGCGCTCGACGGGCCGGAAAATTTCCTGCAGAAGCTGGCCCGACAGAACGGCGGGACGTGGCGTTACCACGACGTGACCCGTTTCGATGACGCCCGTTAG
- a CDS encoding glutaminyl-peptide cyclotransferase, producing MSQTDPFTRSGASRSTWIWVSVVLVTVAAAGLTVAGPLSPFRKRAGDVQSVEIVQAFPHDPAAFTQGLFWSGGALYEGTGQYGKSSLRRVDLQSGRVELAVPTDPKVFGEGIAELDGRIYQLTWENHFGLIYDRQTFQIVGSFRYAGEGWGLTTDGEQLIMSDGSSTLRFLDPRTFAVAKRVIVRGPGGTVDKLNELEFVNGEIYANVWYSDRIARISPKDGRLLGWIDCSQVYPASRRGREDVLNGIAWDPEQERLFITGKNWPKLYEIKVVPPQ from the coding sequence ATGAGTCAGACTGATCCGTTTACTCGTTCCGGCGCGTCGCGCTCGACGTGGATCTGGGTCAGCGTCGTGCTGGTGACGGTGGCGGCCGCCGGTCTGACGGTCGCGGGGCCGCTGTCTCCGTTCCGAAAGCGCGCCGGAGACGTGCAGAGCGTTGAGATCGTGCAGGCGTTTCCTCACGATCCGGCCGCCTTCACGCAGGGGCTGTTCTGGTCCGGCGGGGCCCTTTACGAAGGGACCGGACAGTACGGCAAGTCGTCGCTCCGCCGGGTCGATCTGCAGTCCGGACGAGTCGAGCTGGCGGTTCCGACCGATCCGAAAGTCTTTGGCGAAGGAATTGCGGAACTGGACGGTCGGATCTACCAGCTCACGTGGGAAAACCACTTCGGGCTGATCTACGATCGCCAGACGTTTCAGATTGTCGGTTCCTTCCGCTACGCGGGGGAAGGCTGGGGGCTGACCACCGACGGAGAGCAGCTCATCATGAGCGACGGCTCCAGCACGTTGCGTTTTCTGGACCCCAGGACGTTCGCGGTCGCGAAGCGCGTGATCGTACGCGGGCCGGGGGGGACGGTCGACAAGCTCAACGAACTCGAATTCGTCAACGGCGAGATTTACGCCAACGTCTGGTATTCCGACCGGATCGCCCGGATTTCCCCCAAAGACGGGCGCCTGCTGGGCTGGATCGACTGCAGCCAGGTCTATCCGGCGAGCCGTCGCGGGCGCGAGGATGTCCTGAACGGGATCGCCTGGGATCCCGAACAGGAACGGCTCTTCATCACGGGGAAGAACTGGCCGAAGCTTTACGAGATCAAAGTCGTTCCGCCGCAGTAG
- the mog gene encoding molybdopterin adenylyltransferase — protein MTAPSPARIGIVTVSDRASRGEYEDRGGPAIHAYLAEVLTSPWEAVSRVIPDEQATIEATLIELCDHAGCSLVITTGGTGPARRDVTPEATEAVAEKLMPGFGELMRQVSLQKVPTAILSRQTAVIRGRTLIVNLPGQPKAIRECLDAVFPAIPYCLDLIEAAYLTTDESKIVAFRPKK, from the coding sequence ATGACGGCACCGTCTCCCGCACGTATCGGCATTGTGACTGTTTCCGACCGCGCCAGCCGGGGCGAGTACGAAGACCGGGGCGGCCCCGCGATCCACGCGTATCTGGCAGAGGTCCTGACCAGCCCCTGGGAGGCGGTCTCGCGCGTCATTCCGGACGAGCAGGCGACGATTGAGGCCACGCTGATTGAACTTTGCGACCACGCGGGTTGCAGCCTGGTGATCACGACCGGCGGCACCGGCCCGGCCCGGCGCGATGTGACGCCCGAAGCCACGGAAGCGGTCGCGGAAAAGTTAATGCCCGGTTTCGGCGAACTGATGCGGCAAGTCTCGCTGCAGAAAGTGCCGACCGCCATTTTGTCGCGGCAGACGGCGGTCATTCGCGGCCGGACGCTGATCGTCAATCTGCCGGGGCAGCCGAAGGCGATCCGCGAGTGTCTCGACGCAGTCTTCCCGGCGATTCCGTACTGCCTCGACCTGATCGAGGCGGCCTATCTCACGACCGATGAGTCGAAGATCGTGGCGTTCCGGCCGAAGAAGTAG
- a CDS encoding NUDIX hydrolase yields the protein MSEPVPPPCFQNCVPPGDERERLVCGDCGWIHYVNPKVIVGAVVTSGGKFLLCRRAIEPRAGFWTMPAGFMEEGESAEHGAAREVWEEATARVRLDALLAVYSIPVISQVQLIYRGELTLPGFAPGLESLETRLFGWDEIPWNELAFPSVTWALQHFHAVRDQTAFAPFTAPVLFESRPGR from the coding sequence ATGAGCGAACCCGTCCCGCCCCCCTGCTTTCAGAACTGCGTCCCGCCCGGCGACGAGCGGGAGCGGCTGGTGTGCGGGGATTGCGGCTGGATTCATTACGTCAACCCGAAGGTCATTGTCGGGGCGGTTGTGACGAGCGGGGGAAAGTTCCTGCTCTGCCGACGGGCCATCGAACCGCGGGCCGGTTTCTGGACGATGCCCGCGGGCTTCATGGAAGAAGGCGAATCCGCCGAGCATGGCGCCGCTCGTGAAGTCTGGGAAGAAGCGACCGCCCGCGTCCGGTTGGATGCGCTGCTGGCGGTCTACTCGATTCCGGTCATCAGCCAGGTGCAGCTCATCTACCGGGGCGAATTGACTTTGCCTGGCTTCGCCCCGGGTCTGGAGAGTCTGGAAACCCGGCTGTTCGGCTGGGACGAGATCCCCTGGAATGAGCTGGCCTTCCCTTCAGTCACCTGGGCGCTGCAGCACTTTCACGCCGTCCGGGATCAGACCGCGTTCGCCCCGTTTACAGCCCCGGTCCTGTTTGAGTCCCGTCCGGGGCGGTAG
- a CDS encoding nitroreductase family protein, protein MNLVEAIRSRRTVGSFRPDAPAREIVLRAIELACWAPNHKKTEPWRFCLIGPETSARIVELNASIVAAASGPEAAETKRRQWSAVPGWLAVTCLKSDDAFLQEEDYAAVCCAIQNLSLALWDEGIGTKWSTGAVTRHPEYLPLLGIAPDRERTVGLLWYGYPAVVPHQTRRPVTEVLRELP, encoded by the coding sequence ATGAATCTCGTCGAAGCGATCCGCAGCCGCCGCACGGTCGGCAGTTTTCGTCCCGATGCGCCGGCTCGCGAGATCGTGCTGCGGGCGATCGAGCTGGCCTGCTGGGCGCCGAATCATAAGAAGACCGAACCGTGGCGGTTCTGCCTGATCGGCCCGGAGACATCGGCCCGGATCGTCGAGCTGAATGCATCGATCGTGGCGGCCGCCAGCGGCCCCGAAGCAGCAGAGACCAAACGTCGACAGTGGAGCGCCGTGCCGGGCTGGCTGGCGGTCACCTGCCTCAAGAGCGACGACGCGTTCCTGCAGGAAGAGGACTATGCCGCGGTCTGCTGCGCGATTCAGAATCTGAGTCTCGCTCTCTGGGACGAGGGGATCGGAACAAAGTGGTCGACCGGGGCTGTAACGCGGCATCCGGAGTATCTGCCGCTGCTGGGAATCGCCCCGGACCGTGAGCGAACCGTCGGATTGCTCTGGTATGGCTACCCTGCGGTTGTCCCGCATCAGACGCGCCGTCCGGTGACCGAGGTCTTGCGCGAACTGCCGTAG
- the hemB gene encoding porphobilinogen synthase produces the protein MSGFRVPSNPGQYPTTRLRRLRQSDWSRRLVREHQLSVNDLIWPVFVQEGQGVRTSIGSMPGVERLSVDLFAAAVAEAAELGIPAVAIFPVTDPARKSEDGHEALNPDNLMCRAVRAVRDAKVEIGVICDVALDPYTTHGQDGLVRDGQVINDETVAVLQQQAIVQAQAGCDVIAPSDMMDGRIGAIRQALDGAGFAHVQILSYAAKYASAYYGPFRDAVGSAANLGTGDKRTYQMDPANGDESLREVALDIAEGADMVMVKPGLPYLDIVYRVKEAFGLPTFAYQVSGEYAMIAAAAQNGWIDRKKVMLESLLAFKRAGADGVLTYFAVEVAKLLKAGD, from the coding sequence ATGTCCGGCTTTCGCGTGCCATCAAATCCGGGGCAGTATCCGACCACCCGCCTGCGAAGGCTGCGGCAGTCGGACTGGTCGCGACGGCTGGTCCGCGAGCATCAGTTGTCGGTTAACGATCTCATCTGGCCGGTCTTCGTCCAGGAAGGCCAGGGCGTCCGGACTTCAATCGGCTCGATGCCCGGCGTCGAACGGCTGTCGGTCGATTTGTTTGCGGCCGCCGTGGCGGAAGCTGCCGAACTCGGCATTCCCGCGGTCGCGATTTTCCCGGTCACCGATCCGGCCCGAAAATCCGAGGATGGCCATGAGGCTCTGAACCCGGACAACCTGATGTGCCGGGCCGTGCGTGCGGTTCGTGATGCGAAGGTTGAAATCGGGGTCATCTGCGACGTCGCGCTCGATCCCTACACAACGCACGGCCAGGACGGTCTGGTGCGGGATGGTCAAGTCATCAATGACGAGACCGTGGCGGTCCTGCAACAACAGGCGATCGTCCAGGCGCAGGCCGGGTGCGACGTCATCGCCCCGTCGGACATGATGGACGGTCGGATCGGGGCCATTCGCCAGGCTCTGGATGGCGCTGGTTTCGCGCACGTGCAGATCCTCTCTTATGCCGCCAAATACGCCTCGGCCTACTACGGTCCGTTCCGCGACGCGGTCGGCTCGGCCGCCAATCTGGGAACTGGCGACAAGCGGACTTACCAGATGGATCCGGCGAACGGCGACGAGTCGCTGCGCGAAGTGGCGCTCGATATCGCCGAGGGGGCGGACATGGTGATGGTCAAACCGGGGCTGCCGTACCTCGACATCGTCTATCGGGTCAAGGAGGCCTTCGGCCTGCCGACGTTCGCGTACCAGGTCAGCGGCGAGTACGCGATGATCGCCGCCGCCGCGCAGAACGGCTGGATCGACCGGAAGAAAGTCATGCTGGAAAGCCTGCTCGCGTTCAAGCGGGCCGGCGCGGACGGCGTGCTGACGTACTTCGCGGTCGAGGTGGCGAAGCTGCTGAAGGCGGGGGACTGA
- a CDS encoding gamma-glutamyl-gamma-aminobutyrate hydrolase family protein, with protein sequence MQNKPLIGMNGDFRAARRDATALSWFNSGYFDSVTAAGGLPVLLPPYASDADLKQLLSELDGLVLAGCTQDLDPVRLGLEPHPQTRPMPARREDFDRRLCKLAVEMRLPIVAIGAGMQTLNVICGGSLFQHIPEDVQKALHHRDPVDKPNRHIIEIVEGTRCWDIYGPGEIRVNSDHHMAINQLASCFRMSAASPDGVVECYESASDDWFCLGVQWHPEDDTASALDMQIFTEFVAACRGAEPAILQMPQRVAA encoded by the coding sequence ATGCAGAACAAGCCGCTGATTGGTATGAACGGGGATTTTCGGGCCGCCCGCCGCGACGCAACGGCGCTGAGCTGGTTCAATTCGGGGTACTTTGATTCAGTCACCGCTGCCGGCGGGCTCCCTGTCCTGCTGCCTCCCTATGCCAGCGACGCCGACCTGAAGCAGCTCCTCAGCGAGCTGGACGGCCTGGTCCTGGCAGGCTGCACGCAAGACCTCGATCCGGTCCGCCTGGGGCTGGAACCCCACCCGCAGACGCGACCGATGCCTGCCCGGCGAGAAGATTTTGACCGGCGGCTCTGCAAGCTGGCCGTCGAAATGCGGCTGCCGATCGTGGCCATCGGCGCCGGCATGCAGACGCTGAATGTGATCTGCGGCGGTTCGCTCTTCCAGCACATTCCTGAGGATGTTCAGAAGGCGTTGCACCACCGCGACCCGGTCGACAAGCCGAACCGCCACATTATTGAAATCGTGGAAGGAACCCGCTGCTGGGACATTTACGGGCCCGGCGAAATTCGGGTCAACAGCGACCACCATATGGCCATCAATCAACTGGCTTCCTGCTTCCGCATGTCGGCAGCCTCTCCGGACGGCGTCGTCGAGTGCTACGAATCGGCGAGCGACGACTGGTTCTGCCTCGGAGTGCAATGGCACCCGGAAGACGACACGGCCAGCGCGCTCGACATGCAGATCTTTACGGAATTCGTCGCCGCCTGCCGCGGAGCTGAACCCGCCATCCTGCAGATGCCGCAGCGCGTCGCCGCCTGA
- a CDS encoding HEAT repeat domain-containing protein, which translates to MPHIPPDRDRNLPSQSGRWRSVWILALVTSAGCQSMGLPTEWGVGHAPSALESSPENSSKPAAGAVAKADGETPELVARLRPMLADGIWSLDPAWSLLEATTDPSRFGPAFTPGFRWRFVPAGPAAEAAPASLIAQQRPSLAMPVPTEWDWLFRGGSPPTTAESSSSLVIPALQHLAKESTAAGINASILLWRSFPAQAMDRSDVRELLVLTPPTASQPNPEFLKLLPRQAALAEAWSSWLATRSGDPEAVLAPAGRALQRPDLSDDARGGLWRGVALRISPAQIPGLPEALEVEAGGFGEGLRQSALEACLIHAARHSGLKPDWPPQLWLTRFDPDPRVRQVFGRWLAVANQSDAVAILASQRLDADDTVRETAIASLGLVRTEAARQELHRTAKKENEALRARTMPALATWEFRDLEPYLRDSAPRVRAACVRELHRYPQLPAVTALRDALEDRHPEVQSAALGSIARLPDTLATPLLLHALRASLLTIRRDAVPLLRTRLGFEPVFPIDGTQQEREQALAELIRARGLSTEFWTALPGLSQSSVGPERPDSTGEIQGLVEEYLALAAPEDAAPDLVDRLSRCDAACVPVFEQALAGRSGRTAETLVTEILPRLDPSYGALHDLRSADVGTRRAAMRKLQLAGERGSLSEAVLARLKECLLVEQDRYVWQAAVQGILPDSREPAAQIALLAMHHAWPDIRQLGLQYISRRPQPTYGLWLLPLLSDPQAEIRLQAVRLAGLCQNPMLLDGLPAAGDAPATPGLRSLITAPDAEMQEAVIVSLCQLGDDAGCQELVRRCHAPETERRQAAVQAMVRTGRPQFLDPLIQLAWTESSPPVRREMLAALSTLAPADDRPPAIRPLDSEDPRPESARVEEELRAWAEWREQRRGGAKTSALR; encoded by the coding sequence ATGCCGCACATCCCGCCAGATCGCGACAGGAATCTCCCGAGCCAGTCGGGCCGCTGGCGGTCCGTCTGGATCCTGGCGCTGGTCACGTCGGCGGGCTGCCAGTCGATGGGTCTGCCGACGGAGTGGGGCGTCGGGCATGCTCCGTCCGCTCTGGAGTCGTCGCCGGAGAATTCGTCGAAACCGGCGGCCGGCGCCGTTGCCAAGGCTGATGGCGAGACCCCGGAACTGGTGGCCCGCTTGCGGCCGATGCTGGCCGACGGCATCTGGTCACTCGATCCCGCCTGGTCGTTGCTCGAAGCGACCACCGATCCGAGCCGCTTCGGTCCCGCGTTCACCCCCGGATTCCGCTGGCGATTCGTTCCCGCGGGACCCGCTGCGGAAGCGGCTCCCGCCTCGCTGATCGCGCAGCAGCGGCCATCCCTGGCGATGCCGGTTCCCACTGAATGGGACTGGCTGTTCCGCGGCGGCAGTCCGCCGACTACGGCGGAGTCGTCTTCAAGTCTGGTGATTCCGGCTCTGCAGCATCTGGCCAAAGAATCGACGGCGGCCGGCATCAATGCCTCCATCCTCCTCTGGAGGAGTTTTCCCGCTCAGGCGATGGACCGGAGCGACGTGCGGGAGCTGCTGGTGCTGACCCCGCCGACCGCGAGCCAGCCCAACCCGGAGTTTCTCAAGTTGCTTCCGCGGCAAGCGGCGCTGGCGGAGGCGTGGAGCAGTTGGCTGGCGACGCGGTCGGGAGATCCCGAGGCTGTCCTGGCTCCGGCAGGTCGCGCCCTGCAGCGTCCGGACCTCTCGGACGATGCTCGAGGGGGACTCTGGCGCGGGGTGGCGCTGCGAATCTCGCCGGCGCAGATTCCGGGGCTTCCCGAGGCTCTGGAAGTGGAAGCGGGCGGGTTCGGCGAAGGGCTGCGGCAGTCGGCTCTGGAAGCCTGCCTGATTCACGCAGCTCGACACTCGGGACTGAAACCAGACTGGCCGCCGCAGCTCTGGCTGACTCGATTCGATCCGGATCCGCGCGTGCGACAGGTCTTCGGTCGCTGGCTGGCGGTCGCGAACCAGTCCGATGCCGTCGCCATACTGGCTTCGCAACGGCTCGACGCCGACGACACCGTTCGTGAAACTGCGATCGCCAGTCTGGGACTGGTGCGGACGGAAGCCGCCCGCCAGGAACTGCATCGGACCGCCAAGAAAGAGAATGAAGCGCTGCGCGCGCGGACCATGCCGGCGCTGGCGACCTGGGAGTTCCGCGATCTGGAGCCGTATTTGCGAGATTCGGCTCCGCGCGTGCGCGCCGCGTGCGTTCGAGAACTGCACCGCTATCCTCAGCTTCCGGCAGTGACGGCGCTCCGCGACGCACTGGAAGACCGCCATCCCGAGGTCCAGTCGGCGGCGCTCGGCAGCATTGCCAGATTGCCCGATACGCTGGCGACGCCCCTGCTGCTGCACGCCCTCCGGGCCAGCCTGCTGACGATTCGCCGCGACGCGGTTCCGCTCCTGCGGACCCGGCTGGGATTCGAGCCGGTCTTCCCCATCGATGGCACGCAGCAGGAACGGGAGCAGGCGCTGGCGGAACTGATCCGGGCGCGCGGCCTCTCGACGGAGTTCTGGACGGCGCTCCCCGGCCTGTCGCAATCCAGCGTCGGCCCCGAACGTCCCGATTCAACGGGGGAGATTCAGGGACTTGTTGAAGAGTACCTGGCCCTGGCGGCGCCGGAAGATGCTGCTCCCGACCTGGTCGATCGGCTGTCCCGCTGCGACGCGGCGTGCGTACCGGTGTTCGAGCAGGCGCTTGCCGGGAGGTCGGGACGGACGGCGGAAACACTCGTGACGGAAATCCTGCCGCGGCTCGATCCGTCCTATGGCGCGCTCCACGATCTCCGGTCTGCGGATGTCGGGACGCGGCGGGCGGCGATGCGAAAACTGCAGCTCGCCGGCGAACGGGGAAGTCTCTCGGAAGCCGTCCTGGCGCGTTTGAAAGAATGCCTGCTGGTCGAACAGGATCGGTACGTCTGGCAGGCGGCGGTGCAGGGAATTCTGCCCGATTCGCGAGAGCCGGCCGCTCAGATCGCGCTGCTGGCGATGCATCATGCCTGGCCCGACATCCGCCAGCTCGGGCTGCAATACATCAGCCGGCGACCGCAGCCGACGTATGGACTCTGGCTGCTGCCGCTCCTCAGCGATCCGCAGGCGGAGATCCGCCTGCAGGCCGTGCGCCTGGCGGGACTTTGCCAGAATCCCATGCTGCTGGACGGACTGCCGGCCGCGGGAGACGCACCGGCGACGCCTGGGCTGCGGAGCCTGATCACGGCGCCGGACGCCGAAATGCAGGAAGCGGTGATTGTCAGCCTGTGCCAGCTCGGTGATGACGCCGGCTGCCAGGAACTGGTCCGTCGCTGTCACGCTCCGGAAACGGAACGTCGGCAGGCGGCGGTCCAGGCCATGGTCCGTACGGGGCGTCCGCAGTTTCTCGATCCGCTGATTCAACTCGCCTGGACCGAGTCGAGTCCTCCGGTCCGCCGCGAAATGCTGGCGGCGCTTTCGACTCTGGCTCCGGCGGACGATCGTCCGCCAGCGATCCGCCCGCTGGACTCGGAGGACCCACGGCCCGAGTCGGCGAGGGTCGAAGAGGAGTTGCGAGCCTGGGCGGAATGGCGGGAACAGCGTCGTGGTGGTGCGAAAACGTCGGCGTTGCGATAA
- a CDS encoding antitoxin Xre/MbcA/ParS toxin-binding domain-containing protein gives MSGTSRTRRSPGRTGRLASLPEFLRADAARQISQIQAGFPVDWFDQFLAESGLAASQVLAVLMLPQRTLVRRRSAGLLALQESDRLARLARLFEQAVVLFEGDREAAARWFSQPVRALGFVSPLEMARTEAGSHEVGLVIGRLEHGVYT, from the coding sequence ATGAGCGGCACGAGCAGAACCCGGCGGTCGCCAGGCCGGACCGGACGACTGGCTTCGCTTCCCGAGTTCCTGCGCGCTGACGCCGCGCGACAAATTTCGCAGATTCAGGCCGGTTTTCCGGTCGACTGGTTTGATCAGTTTCTGGCGGAATCGGGACTGGCGGCCAGCCAGGTGCTGGCCGTCCTGATGCTCCCCCAGCGCACGTTGGTCAGGCGCAGGTCCGCCGGCCTGCTCGCCCTGCAGGAGTCGGATCGCCTCGCCAGACTGGCCCGGCTCTTCGAACAGGCCGTGGTCCTCTTCGAAGGAGACCGGGAAGCCGCCGCTCGCTGGTTTTCACAGCCGGTCCGCGCGCTGGGCTTCGTGAGCCCGCTGGAAATGGCCCGCACCGAGGCGGGAAGCCATGAGGTGGGACTGGTCATCGGACGGCTGGAGCACGGAGTCTATACGTGA